The genome window CCGCGGAGTACGTGCTGACGAAGGGCGCCGACGGCGTGCGCTCGGTGACGCTCGCCGGCCCGCTCCTCAGCACGCCCGAGTGGCTCGCGGACGCGCGCGAGCTGGTCGCGCTGATGCCCGACACGCTGCAGCGCGTGATCGCGCAGGCGGAGGCGTCGAAGCAGTACGACACGCCGGCCTTCACCGCCGCCAACGACAGCTTCCTCGCGCGCTACAACTCGCGGCACCCGGATCGCGCCGCCGCGTACCCCGAGTGCGCCGGCGTGCAGGGGAACGGCGCGATGTACCGCCACATGTGGGGCGCATCCGAGTTCAGCGCCACCGGCACGCTGCGCGACTACGACCGCACCGCGCGACTCGGCGAGCTGCGCCTGCCGGTGCTCCTGATGGCGGGCGAGTTCGACGAGGCGCGCCCGCAGACGATGTACGACGTCCAGAAGCGCATCCCCGGCGCGCGCGTGGCGATCATCCGCGGCGCCGCGCACCGCATGATGGTCGACGAGCCGCAGCTCACCGCGGACTCGCTGCGCGCCTTCCTGCGCGACGCCGAGCGGGGAGCGCGGCCGT of Roseisolibacter agri contains these proteins:
- a CDS encoding proline iminopeptidase-family hydrolase; this translates as MPRRLAPLLLATLTLAACTATKDAAPADTAARDSTARGPLAPGEGMLEVPGGRIWYRVVGTGTGTPLLAIHGGPGGRSCVLRELGRLGDERPVIFYDQLGTGRSQRSNDTTYWNLPHFVDEITAIRERLGLREVHLLGHSWGGTVAAEYVLTKGADGVRSVTLAGPLLSTPEWLADARELVALMPDTLQRVIAQAEASKQYDTPAFTAANDSFLARYNSRHPDRAAAYPECAGVQGNGAMYRHMWGASEFSATGTLRDYDRTARLGELRLPVLLMAGEFDEARPQTMYDVQKRIPGARVAIIRGAAHRMMVDEPQLTADSLRAFLRDAERGARP